In the genome of Equus caballus isolate H_3958 breed thoroughbred chromosome 3, TB-T2T, whole genome shotgun sequence, the window CAGCGCCGCACCCTGGGCCGCGCCAGGCGCCTGCACTGGGACTGCTGAGCAGTTTCTGGGCCCGCGGGGACAGGAGTGCGTTTCGTCTCCTTTTAAAGCGCGTCCCAGCTGCGTCCCCCGGGGCAGAAGCCCGCTTTCGCTCTGCGTTCTTTCCTCCCCGCGCCTGCCTGTACCCCCGCCCCATCCCCACCTGGAGGTCTCTTACCGCCTGGGTACGGGCTGGAAAGCTGTCTTGAGTAACTTTTTCTCCACTTCCAAGGCACTACAGCGATCTGAGGGAAgccaggaagaaagaggaggccCTTTAGAGCGCTCCGTTCCCGCGCTCAGGGCCATGGGAGGCGGGCGCGGGGTGGCGAGCGCCCTGCGCCCCGGGGGCCCTGCCCAGACTCTGCCTGCCCCAGCGCGACCCCCAGGGTCCCCCTCCCCGCATCCTGCGCTCAGCAGTCACCTGTTCCGCTCTCGGGCTCCGCTGGCCGAGCgaaggcggcggcggccgggTGACCCGTGGCACCGGGAAGTCCCAGCAGGTGTGGAGGGCCCGAGCCGAGCAGGGAGAGCGGGTGCGGGCGTGGGGCAGGCGGCGGACCTGGGAACGGCCGGTTGCTCCAAGCGGGGAACTTGCCCAGCGGCGCTGAGACGAGTCTGTgagccgcggcggcggcggcggccggagagagctgcagggctgggggcgCGACGGCGGCCCCGGGGGGAGAACCCCCCGCGCCCGGAGGCGAGCGGCGCGGGTTGTCTGGGCTTGTGGCCGTCTCGGCCAGGGACCAGATCTTGGGCTTCTGCAGGGCTGAggcgggcgcgggggcgggggcgcaGGGGTCCATGCTCGTGGGGGGCGAGGGCGGAGATGGCGGAGCAGCGGCCACCGGCGGTGGCGCTGGGGCCAGACTCAGGACCGGCAGTGGACGCTCCTCCAAGCCTTCGGAGCTGTCGTCCGAGTCGCTATTCTTGGAGTCTGAAATGGGTCCCAGGCTGAGGTCGCCTTCCCTGTGCACCGCCCCAGCCAGGGCCAGCTCAGGCCCCGCGGCCGCGCCGTCTAAATTCTCCAAATCGATCTCCTCTTCCTCGTCGTCGTCAGCCAGGCCGTCGCCCCCCgtgtcctcctcctcccctccgagctcctcctcctccagctccagttCGCGTTTGCTGTCTTCTTCGTCCTCCTCCTCGTCTTCCTCCTCGCGCTCGCTCCCGTAAGCGTTGCCTTCCTCGTCGGTGCGGCTGCGGGGCGCCCACGTCATCTTGTTCTCTTTTTTGAGGCGCCGGCGCGCGTTGGCGAACCAGGTGGACACCTGGGTGAGGGTCATCTTGGTGATGATGGCCAGCATGATCTTCTCGCCCTTGGTAGGGTAGGGGTTCTTGCGGTGCTCGTTGAGCCAGGCCTTGAGCGTGCTAGTGCTCTCGCGGGTGGCGTTCTTGGGACGGGACGGGTCCCCGAACTGGTACTGGCCGTACGGGTAGAAAGCAGGGTGCGGGTGCGGAAACGCGGCGGCTGCAGCCGGATGCTGCACCCCCGGGCTGTCCTTCAGCTCATACTGCGCGCCCTGTACGCACATGGAGAAGGAAGGGACACCCGCGGAGGAGGATAAGCACGAGCGGTGGCCGCCTCCACCCTCCCGGCCCAGGCCCCGCTAGTGTACTCCCGCGCGCTCACCTTGCCCGGCGCCCCTGCTCCAACTCCCCATCCCCGGCTCCCCGGGTGCTTACCAGCTGCGGGAAGATGGGCAGCTCGGCGGCGTAGGGCAGGAAGGCACCGTAGCCTtgggcggcggcggccgccgctgCTGCCGCAGCATAGGGTGTTCCGTACACGGATGAGAGCACGTTGGACAGAGACCCGGAGGCTGCCAGCTCCGAAGCTCCGGCTCCCGGGGCGCCCCGGGCCCCAGCGCTGCCGCCGGCGGCGGCCCCCGGGCGCTCGGGTGGGTAGAGCGGGCGGATGTACTGGTATCCGAGCTGGGGGAAGGACATGGTGGCCCGCGGGGCACGGACGGAGAGGGGGTCCGGCCCCCGGGGCGGCCCAGCTCAGCGCCGCCCGCGGGCTCCGGCGCGCATCGGGGGCTGGGCCGGGCTGGGGCCGCGCTGCGCTGCGCTCCGCGTTTGCCTATTGATCTgctccgcggcggcggcggcggcggcggcggcggcgaggagCCAGGTCAGGTCCGAACAGATTGGCGGAGATTCCCGGGGCTCCGGGCTCTGATTGACATTTCTACGGGCCCGCAAGCCCCTCCTCTCTGTGCGGCTCTCCCTCCTCTCGGCAGCCGGAGCAGCCTCTGCCCGCGCCGCGCTCCtcactgccctcctctccccgAGCAGTGTCGCGCCTCGCTTCCTTCGCCCTCCTCTagttttcactcccctcctcgcccttcctctcccctcccctctctgcactCCTCTTCCCCCCAGGATCGCTTCCGCTCCTTCGGGCTTTCACTCTCCTGGACGCTAGGaaactcttctctctcctctttccctttctcgctattcctttttctcccctttctgttcccttcactcttctctctttttttctccttactcAAACAGCACTCCCCCCGCGTCCACCCTTGGTCTCTGCGCTCTGGGCTAAGGCGGCCTAAAGTTGTGGACACTTAGGGTGCTATGCTGGGGGAGGGAAGTGTATGTCCGTATCTGCGTCTGTGTGTCCGCCCCCTCCCTCGCCCCCTCCCTCGCCCCCTCCCTCGCCCCCTCCCTCGCCCCCTCCCTCGCCCTTCCCCAAATCTCGGGTCTGACGTCGCGTCCTCTTATTCGACTTTTCCTCGCGTCTCCTTCCCGAGTCGCCAATCGCCGGGGCGCCTTCCAGGCGCGGCCGCCCACCCCCGCGGATCCTGTGCgctgggcggggcggggcggggcgggagccAGGCGCTCAGAGTCCCTCCCCGCCCGGCCGGCCTGCGCCAGGAAGGGGCGCGGGAGGGGCGGGGACGCGGGTTAGTGGAGGGTCAGCTCTCCCCTCGCCCCTCGGCACCTCGCCGCTCGCCCCGGCtcggggcctgggtgggaaggAGATCTCCGTCTGGGGCAGGCACTGGGGCTTCACCCTGGCCGGGCCCCCTGTGCAGCTCGCACCTCCGGACTCCTGGCCACTCTCAGCGGCATGGCGGGGGAGCTAGAAGAGAGCGCGAGGGTCGGGGGCGGAGGGGTGGGTGGGTGCGTTCTAGTCCACTCTTCAAAGGCTATCTCACTACCCAGGGGGGCGAAGCAGCCCCCTACCCAAGAGGACCAAACCCTGAAATTTGCCACGTTAACGCAGCCTGTGTCCCAGTGCGAATCCCTTATCAGAAATGGCGGGCTCGGCCGAGGGTCTGGAGGGTGGACGCCCCGGGGTCCTGGGGATCCAAGACGGGAAGGTGGAGCCTGCAGTGCCATAGGCGGGTTGGGATGGTTGGGATGGGGAGGCGCAGAGGGCCGGGTCGAGGAGGCTCTAGGAACTTTCGGAGAGCACTTCGAGAAGTTTGTATACTGGAATTTTCGGTCTGCAGAGATCTTCGTTTCATTACCCCTTCCCCTGCTCTCTGGTCGCCGCGCCAACCTGTTTTCTTTCTACAAGGATCCTCCCACCATCTCGGGTAGGGATGGGAGGCAAGACTTTTAGTTTTATAGTGGGATATGTCCTAAATCAAACCTGAAACCCCGGTATCCGGGCGCCCACCTCCACGAATGAGGACGTGCAGCCGAGAAGGGGGTTGAAATTCGCTGAATCGCGGTGGCTCGGGGCTAAACGCTGTAGGCCGCAGCGGCGACCGAGGCACAGGCCAGGCCTTCGGCGGGAGCGCTCCGGGGACAACGGGGCGGTGGCTCTGCCCTGCGGTTGCCAGGTCCGGCTCGGAGGCGGAAACTGGCCGCCGCGCTCTGATAGATGAATCGAATCCGAATTCCACCAGAGTGGAGGGATCGGAGAGTCTTGGCCGGCTGTTTCTGGTCAGTTGGGGAATGAGCCCCCCTTGGGCACCCGGTTTTGATCCCACCCCCTACTCTCCGCCTCTTTCTACCAGTCTCCGCACAGGTCAGCGGCTCCAGTACGTGCGAACGCAGAGAAAAtcgggaagaagagaagagaacgTTTAGGGGAGACCAGCTTTGGGGTTCGACTGGAGAAACTGAGTGTGGCCTTCTCAGATTGGCTCAAACtacttcccttctcccctcccaacCCGAGCCTAGTGCCCAGCCTTGGCCTTAGCTGGAGCCTCTCCGGAGGAGGAGATGCCAGGGCATCCCTGGCGTGCAAATGTTTCCCCGGCGCCTGATTTCGTTCACAGTTAAACCTGTCAGCCGAACGGCGTAGGGAATCACGGGCTCACCTTCTCGCGAAAAACCTCGTGGTTACAAAACTGAGGTAACAATATCTCCCGGAGCGCTTCCGAGGTGTCAAACCTCGAGCCTCGACGGACCCGTAATCCTAGCATTTGCACAGAGGGGTGGCACCAGCCCAGGGCGGAGCCAAGAGCGAGCTTCCGAGGTGGGGAAACTGGGGCTGCGCTTTCAGTGCTCCGATAGGACGCCCCATATTTAACTCAGCTCTTCCAGAAGGACACGAGAAAACAATGAGCCCCGGAAGATGCTCCTTCCGCATTAACCAGCTATCGACCTGGCTGCTCGGACTGCAGGGAGTGGGAAAGAGGCTGGGGCCCGGGCGAGGCTGTGAACCAGCCGCGCCGGCCCGGGGGCGCCCTTGGCCCAGAGGGCGAACCTCCATACCCAGACGCAGACCTAGGACCTCGCGTAATTATGTCCCTCAGGCACCCCAGGTCCCGAGCAGAAGCGGCCTCTCTGCTACCCTAGTCTCCAGCTGGGATCAGCCCTGCCAGGCCAGGACATCCGCGCCTCACGTCGGGACTCAGGGTCCTAGGCAGCCGAGCCCCGTCGTGGCGCTGGCTCCCCAACTCGACAGGGGCAGTGGAGCCCGGCTCCGGACTGAACTCGCGGGTACGAGGACAGCCGACCCTTTCCCCGGGATTTTTAATCCAAGACATGGGGTTAAAGTGACACACGGGCCCGGGGAGGAAAAGCAGGTGCACGGGAGGGAAGTTGATTTGGGAAGGGCGTGCGCGAACAAACGCGCCGCACGCAAAGCTTCGTTTCGCCTTATTCCAACGTCCCAGCGCGCAAAGCGCTTCGGAGGCGCGGTGTCGACGCTGTGTCAACGCGGCGCAGGGTGTGGGGAGTGCACGGAGAGAGTGTCCATAGCACACGCTTGGCGCGCACAGCAGCTCTTGCCTGACTCGCACCTGGAGCCGCGGCCCCAGGTACACCCAGGGCTAGTGGCCCGTCAGGTTCAAGGGTTGCGCCGCGCACTGCACAGGAGCCGCGCGCGAACCACCAGACCCCTTTCCTGCCCACTCCTCGCGCAGCCCCACGGTGCGCGCACGTCTCCGTCGGGGGGCGCCGCTGCAGCCCTGAGTCTCCCCGCGGAGGCCCatcctctgtccttccctcccaGGCCCGAAGTCCCCGGGCTGCAGGGCGGGCCGGCGATCGCTCCGCTTCCCGCGGACGCCGCGGCGCACGCTCCCACCGCTCCCTCCCCCCTGCGCTCGGGTTACAGGTTAATGAAATGCTCGTTTTCCTCagtcatttgttttgttttcctgcaaAGTTCTGATAAGTAGCTAACCAACGAAGCTTGTAATTACAATCTTACAGAAACCGGGCCGATCTGTATATAAATCTCACCATCCAATTACAAGATGTAATAATTTTGCACTCAAGCTGGTAATGAGGTCTAATACTCGTGCATGTGATAATCCCCTCTGGATGCTGGCTTGATCAGATGTTGGCTTTGTAATTAGACGGGCAGAAAATCATTATTTCATGTTCAAATAGAAAATGAGGTTGGTGGGAAGTTAATTTCTCTCCGCTCTGTGAAGCGTAGACAAGAATTTAATGATTTAATTACAGTTGTAAGCCCTTTCCATGAGACTTAAATTGAgctgagaatatttttttccttctctctcttccgcGTTCTCTCTCTCCGCTATTAGCAGCCGCGTGGACGCCCGAGTGCGTGGCCTCGTGTCCGCGCCAGGAGGGACTTCTCTCTGGCCAGGAATCCGGAGCCCGAGAAGCCCAGGAGGCGCAGGCCGCCGGCCTCCAGAGACCCCGGGATGGGCTGCCGCTCCCCCCAGCCACCAGAGTTTCGGGGCCCCGCTCTGGGTCCGGAGAAGCGTCGGGGAAACTGGGAGAAACTTTACCAACTTTGCTCTCCGCGAGGGAGAGGCCGCCCGAATGGCCGGGTAGCGGCAGGCCGCGGCGCGCGGGGTGGGCCCCCAGCCAGGCCCGGGCACCCGGGAGCGGGCCGGGCCGCCCGAGGAGGGGTGCGAGGCCGGCCGGCTAGCCCCCGGCGCCCCCGCTCCTGCCCTGCGCCTCCCCCAGCTGGCCGCGCGCCTGGGTCTCCGAGCCGCCGGCGACGCGCAGCGCTGGGGATGGACTGGATGGAAAACCCTGGTCTCCAGCGCAAGTGATTAGATTTTTCTTTACCTCTCCGGGATCACCCCTTTCCCGCCCGACTTGAGAGGTgtcactccctcctcctcctttgtttttctctgtccctctgttCCTCCCACTTTCTCTGTATTCGATTTCTAGgtcattcctttttcctttctttcctccgcTCCCttattccttgttttatttttccccctggaccacttttcagttgttttctcattttgctcctccctcttttcttgtgtctcttttcccctctctgaCTGACGGAGTCCCTCTCCCCCATCTTCATTTCTCCTCCTTTATctctatcctctctctctctctctctcccctaatCTCGTATTTCCTTCTTCGATTTCTGGTCTGTCTCTCAGGTTCTCTTCCGCGtgtcttttctgtctcctcttcgTCTCCTGAACCGTCCCCTCCCCGGTGGATCTGCCTTCCCGGAGGCGCCCCTTCTCATCCATCTTGGAGAAGAATATGTCGCCTTATTGGATGCGGAGGCCAGAGCCGGGTGATGGGGCTCGGCCAGCCTAGCGCCTTTTCTTCATGCATATTGAGGAGATGGTAATGAGCGCGTTTGCATTGTTGCATGGAAATGCTGCGTTTCCTGCCGCAGTTCCGAGCCCGCGAGGGTGGCACGGGCCCAAAAGAGCCCCGCAGTGGGCAGCCGGCCTGGTGGCCGCAGCTGGGCCTCGACGGGTTCCCGGGTGCTGGGGCCCCGGGGGAGGAAGTGACCTGGCCGAGCCGGCCGGCCTCTCCTCCTTGGGTCCCCCCACGAGGGCCGGCCTCGCTCCTCTCCTTAAAGCCTCGGGTCGGGAACTCCCGGCTCGGCCTCGCTCACGACACTTCCTTCGCGCCCCCTCCCCACGGGCCTCTGGGTCCCCCCCTCCCCTGATGTTTGGAGGTCTGTGATGGAGCGCCACCGGGAAATTAGTGCCTGACAACGTCGTCTAATGGCAGTAAACTGCGACTTCGAGTGACACGTCGCGGGATCAAACGCAGCCACACTGTGCACCGCGCTCGGCTCACTCCCGGCTAATCTTGGAGGGCGCAGGGCGCTCGGTCAGGGGAGCGCAGGCCCCTGTGTGTCGGGAGCCCGCTCCCGCCTGGGCTCAACGGGACGGAGCCGACCCGGAGGCCAGTCCCTCCCGGAGAAGATGCGCAGAGCTCTAGAGACAGGACCCAGGCACGCCTCTCAAAGAGACGAAGGCTTGTGAAAGGCGGGAACTCCGAGGGTGCAAACAGCAGAGCTCAGAGCGAACCTACTGCTCCTTGCTGGAAAATCGGAAGGACACGGAGCCGCAGCTCCAGACAAGGCCGAGCGGGAACCTCTGGACAGTACACGTCCCCAGGGATCCCCCTGGTCCCTTCCAGCTCCATACTAGGAAAGTTGACGGCTCTTGGTTCAAAATCAAAACCGCTGGGATCTCGCCTTGTCTGGAATTCTGTAGTGCCTGGCGTTTCCCAAACTTCAAGCCCTTGGCTACCACCTCTACTATTATTTGCTTAACATTTTCCCTTAAATCGACTCATTTTAAAAACGTAGATATAtgcttttggaaagaaaactTGATACTACTACCTTAAATTGAAAAGTAGATATTCCTCGCCATAAAAGGCAATTGTGAAAGATAAAAACAGCTCGATCCACGCACTGTTGACACCTATCAGCCGTGTGGCTTGCTTGGAGTGACTTCTAGAGGTCCAGGTGTGTGTGTAGTCTAGCCAGCGTTGGAATTGTTAAATACTGAATCTTtctcagaagaaaggaaagaatcgAAAAGGGACTGTTTCTCATTATTCAATGCTGTTAATTAACTCTGTCTCCACACTACCTAAAAGCATGTTGAGGACCCCAAAACCTGGCCTGGTTTACGGTTTACCAATGCCGTTCTCTGACATTCAATGACAATGTCACTgtatgaaaaataagtaaaacatttaaaataaaaatacctgttattattatttaccaAATAATTGTGTTAAGCacaatatcttatttaattctcacaataggCCTACAACGGAGAGACTATCCAGGGTGGTTGTGTATGATTGAGCAGGATGCTCACTGTACAAGGGCACTCAGGTGAGGGGATAAGAGGGTCTGAAGTCCAGTCCTTTGTTCGTCAAGCTGTGTGCTTTGGCTCAGGGCTGCACTGGAGGAAGAGTATCTTTCTCTAATTTGCACAAAATTGGGGTATCACCTAGCCCTTGTCttggagatggggaaactgaggcttagagagcttGGCAAAGCCCAGACTTGAACCCGGTCTGACGTTCTTAACTAAGATCCCTCTGGGAGGAAGAGCAGGGTTTTGGGGGATATGGCGAGGTGGTGCTGGGAGTTTGGGAGGGGGATGCTAGAGACTAGTCCCTGGTTGGACTGAAGGAAAAGGGCAACAGGCTGCTGGGCTTGCCCTGCCCTTACTTCTCACACTTCACACATGTGTGGGAGGGCCTGGGCAAAACGCACCTGCGGTCAAGGATCCATCTCCGTGCTGGGGGCCAGGTCGGGGCCGGAGAGGAGGCATTCTGGTCTGCTTAGGCCTGACTCTGGGCCTTGGGGCCTGTTCCTTGCCTCTTTGGTTCGGTGTACTTGCAAGTTTACAGACCGGAGTTCTGCTGGTTCCCATCCACACTGTTTGGAAATTTCAAATTCTTGAAGACAAACTGAGGAATTGTGTTGCACCACAGCTTGTGAATCAGAAGTGACCTCTGGCCACCAGTGTCTTCACGGGAGGGAGACTGGCCTCCAGAGTGGTTTTTAAGAATTGAATtgcttgccaacacttgttaattagatgattttatttaaaaatctagatctcagagtctgtttgaCAAACTGGAAGGCTAAGAAATACGAGACTGTCCTATCTGCGCAGGATCACCTGGAGTCCATGGCTGCCGCCCATTGACCTGGACACGCCCCGGGTTATCCCCACCTGGCCCCCTTCTCTCCATGTCCTGGAGGCAGCTGACTTCATCAGTGCTGCTTTGCGCCCTCAGTTGTGAGAACGAGACACCCTTGCAGGCAGACGCTGCTCCTCCAGTGGGAACCCTGGCCCAGGGGCTGACCCGGGCGGGTGCTGCAGGTGCCTCCTAGCTCCTTTGCTCTCGCGCACTCTCCCGGGGAGCTGCTTTCCCACGGCAGGTCAGGGTGAGGGCAGATTTCTAGGAGTGATGAGAACGAAGAGCTCTGGGAGGCTGTCCAGGAGCCCTAGCTGCTGGGCTCAACCTCCTCAAGCTTCTGGGAGGAGGACAGACACACTAGACCTGCACAGCCCCTAGTAGGAAACCCCTACTGTCTTGATTTCCCCTCCTTAGTGTGGGCCGTTTCTTGATTCCCATGCGCCATCTTGAAAATGTCAAACCACAAAGCctgcttcttccctccttttctccctcactccctttctctttgcaacaaatatttattgagtgtcttctCTGTGCTAGGAACTCTGCTAAGTGCTGGCGACAGAGAATGAGCCTGACAGGCTAGGGCTGTATGCTCGTGGAGCTTTCGTTTTAGTGGGGCCATCAGATGCTAAACAAGAATAGAAGCAGGACAGATGAAGACAGCATTAAGTTCTACAAAACTGCACAAATAATCATACAGGATGTACTGGGTTGAACAGTGTCTTCCCCAAATTCATGCTTTTCCCAGAACCTCAGACtatgaccttgtttggaaatagggccactgcagatgtaattagttcaTTTCATTACATAATAATATAATTAGGAGCTTCATCCCCTAcgggagtagggtgggcccttaatccagtAGACCAGTGTCcttggaagaagaggagaaaagacgCAGAGATAGACACAGAGGGGCGCAGgcgatgtgaagatggaggcagagattggagtgatgcagccatgagccaaggaatgcctaCGATTGCCGACAATGACAAGAAGCTAGAAAGAGGCAAGAGAGAACTCTCCCCTCAGgccttcagagagagcacagCCCTGTGCGCACCTTGGTTTCAGACGTCTAGTCTTCAGGACCGCGGGAGGATAGAATTCTGTTGTTTCCCGTCATCtcgtttgcggtaatttgttacagcagccccggGAAACGAATAAACAGGGGGATGTGGTGGGGGTTGGAGGGCTATTATTCTAGATAGCACAATCACAAATTTGGGAGCAGGTGATGTTTTAGCTAAGATGGAACCAGTCATGAAAAATCTGGGGAAGTGTATTTTAAAGCTGCCCTAtctaatacagtagccactagccacaggtggcaatggaacacttgaaatgtggctggtgcaaGATGAGAtatactgaagaagaaaaatacatgccagattttaaagatttagaatccaaagaaaagaatgtaaaatatctcattcattttttaaatattgattgcatgttgaagtgataatattttggatatatggAGTTAAAGAATacagttaaaattaatttcacctgtttctttttatctttcttaatgtgagtactagaaaatttaaaattacattagtggaccacattatatttctactgcTATATGTCATCTTCTATGGTGTTGTTTGAAACAGAAGGCACAGCATGTGTGAAGGCCCTGTGGCAGGGAAAGAGCTTCATGTGTTCGGTAGCTCTGTACTCAACCTGCATGTTGATATTTATTTGGTGATGTTGCTAAATGTAGGGAGCTGATCTGAGAAGCCCTGTTGAACTCACAAGGAGTGGATATATGAGTGtttgtcccttcctctcctcagtGGAGAGAAAGATCATGAAATTCAGCCCTTCAGCCTGATGCCTCCTGCCTACTTTTCAACCTCATGTGTTTCCTTAGGCCCAAACTCTGCCCATCCTTCTGCTTGGTATGTCCGTCTCACCCTCTCGCTATGCTTGTTAGCATGAAGGACTTGGAGCTTGGCTTATCTCCATGAGCCTCCCTGTCTGCTCATGGCTGGCACCATCAGCATGTGCGTATAGAGCACAGAACTCCCCCCAAACCCAGAGTGTGCAAAGCAAACTTCAAGGACCGTGTTCGTTCACTTATTACACTAGAGTTTTGTTCTTCTAAGACAGAGGTCATAAAGTGGTATCTGGGGCTACCACCTgcatagttttttattttttgctttggtTGTGGCATCAGTCAGGTTAGGCTGGGctgtgctgcagtaacaaatgacCCCGAAAAATTAATGGCTGGCAGTTACCCACTCAACAAGTTGCTGGCTATGGCTCTAGTCTGTGTCATCTTCATGTCAGGACCCAGGGTGACAAGCCAGCTTCTGTCTGGAGTGTGGCTGTATGCCATGACGGGGGCAAGAGAGCATGGTGAATCATCACACACTCACTCTTGAAGCTTCTGCTAGGAAGTGACGCGTGTTCCTTCTGCTCATAGTTCGTTGGCCAGAGCAGTCACGTGGCCAAGCTTGAGTTCAACAGAATGGGGATGCCTGTGCCTCCCGCAGGGAGGACCCCTCTGTGGGACACCACTTGTG includes:
- the IRX3 gene encoding iroquois-class homeodomain protein IRX-3, translating into MSFPQLGYQYIRPLYPPERPGAAAGGSAGARGAPGAGASELAASGSLSNVLSSVYGTPYAAAAAAAAAAQGYGAFLPYAAELPIFPQLGAQYELKDSPGVQHPAAAAAFPHPHPAFYPYGQYQFGDPSRPKNATRESTSTLKAWLNEHRKNPYPTKGEKIMLAIITKMTLTQVSTWFANARRRLKKENKMTWAPRSRTDEEGNAYGSEREEEDEEEDEEDSKRELELEEEELGGEEEDTGGDGLADDDEEEEIDLENLDGAAAGPELALAGAVHREGDLSLGPISDSKNSDSDDSSEGLEERPLPVLSLAPAPPPVAAAPPSPPSPPTSMDPCAPAPAPASALQKPKIWSLAETATSPDNPRRSPPGAGGSPPGAAVAPPALQLSPAAAAAAAHRLVSAPLGKFPAWSNRPFPGPPPAPRPHPLSLLGSGPPHLLGLPGATGHPAAAAFARPAEPESGTDRCSALEVEKKLLKTAFQPVPRRPQNHLDAALVLSALSSS